One Ruficoccus amylovorans DNA window includes the following coding sequences:
- a CDS encoding alpha/beta fold hydrolase: MLALLASYLWRHFTLPPTGSLRPGQDRVVLPEWRGDGETGGQIELAYRDLPSASGDKDAPVLILVHGIPLMPEAMEGLVPALNAQARLIIPDLPGFGASTRDVPDYSIRAQARAVLDLMDHLGLEKASMLGYSQGSGVVLNVAEIAPERVESLTLLSGIGVQDYELTGDYTLNHGLYGMQLLILTGAREVLPHFGLLDRSMFNVPYARSFWDSDQRPLRSVLETYDGPMLIVHGDQDFYVPPSTAREHHRIVPQSELEMMPGSHLLPVHQPEEVAARVKTFLEEVKTGAAKIRSEASPERLLKAAADEPVARREAAGRTLAFYCALLVAGTQVAEDLTCISAGFLAARGVVPFWAGTVACIFGIFVGDMLLYLAGRVFGRKALHHAPIKWMLKERDLSSMEEWFQQRGPMLIVLSRFMPGTRIPVFFGAGMLHMPTGKFMFYFFIAAAAWTPCLVGLAWWLGDAFIGYFERFEKYAIVGLLGMVVGIMLLLHLVVPMFTWRGRRKLYGRWRRWARWEYWPAWFFYPPVALYVLWLGLRNRGLTLFTAVNPGMADGSGFTGESKADILGKLRGAGEAVAEWTTLDADAPADEKERRLRAFMEERGLGFPLVLKPDIGERGSGVAIIRDWEAARVYLEECPFSVIAQRYVPGREYGVFYVRLPWEEKGRIFGITDKRFTSVTGDGRRPLEELILADNRAVCMEAFFEQKHSDRLSEVVPAGEKYVLAELGTHCRGALFLDGGELATEPLREWFQRVSDTFEGFYFGRYDVRVPSEEDLRAGQNLTVIELNGVSSEATWIYDPKHSVLFAWRTLFEQWRLAFEIAAWNRQEGHRPLSLRATVKAIFRRSVRESFEA; this comes from the coding sequence TTGCTGGCGCTGTTGGCCTCGTACCTGTGGCGCCACTTCACGCTGCCGCCCACGGGGTCATTGCGCCCCGGACAGGATCGGGTGGTGTTACCCGAGTGGCGGGGGGACGGCGAGACTGGCGGCCAGATCGAACTGGCTTACCGGGATTTGCCGTCGGCTTCCGGCGACAAGGATGCGCCTGTACTGATTCTCGTCCACGGGATTCCACTGATGCCGGAGGCGATGGAGGGACTCGTTCCGGCGCTCAACGCGCAGGCGCGCCTGATTATTCCGGACCTGCCAGGCTTCGGGGCCTCGACCCGCGATGTGCCCGACTACTCCATCCGTGCGCAGGCACGGGCCGTGCTCGACCTGATGGACCATCTCGGGTTGGAGAAGGCCAGCATGCTGGGCTATAGCCAGGGCTCCGGCGTGGTGCTGAACGTGGCCGAGATCGCCCCGGAGCGGGTTGAGAGCCTGACCCTGCTTTCGGGGATCGGCGTGCAGGACTACGAGCTGACCGGCGACTACACGCTCAACCACGGTCTGTACGGGATGCAACTGCTGATCCTGACTGGTGCGCGCGAGGTGCTGCCGCACTTCGGCCTGCTCGACCGGTCGATGTTTAATGTACCCTACGCCCGGAGCTTCTGGGACAGCGATCAGCGGCCCCTGCGCAGTGTATTGGAAACGTATGACGGCCCCATGCTCATTGTGCATGGCGATCAGGATTTTTACGTTCCGCCTTCCACGGCGCGGGAGCATCACCGCATTGTCCCCCAGAGCGAACTTGAGATGATGCCGGGCAGTCACCTCTTGCCCGTGCATCAGCCGGAGGAGGTGGCCGCGCGGGTGAAGACGTTTTTGGAAGAAGTGAAAACGGGCGCGGCGAAAATCCGCAGCGAGGCTTCGCCGGAGCGCTTGCTCAAGGCGGCGGCGGACGAACCGGTGGCGCGTCGTGAGGCCGCCGGGCGAACCTTGGCCTTTTACTGCGCGTTGCTTGTCGCCGGGACGCAGGTGGCTGAGGATTTGACCTGTATCTCCGCCGGGTTTCTGGCCGCGCGCGGGGTGGTGCCGTTCTGGGCCGGGACGGTGGCCTGCATCTTTGGTATCTTTGTCGGCGACATGCTGCTGTACCTGGCGGGCCGGGTCTTCGGGCGCAAGGCCCTGCATCACGCTCCGATCAAGTGGATGCTCAAGGAGCGCGACCTCAGTTCGATGGAGGAATGGTTCCAGCAGCGCGGGCCGATGTTGATCGTGCTCTCGCGCTTTATGCCGGGCACGCGCATCCCGGTCTTCTTCGGGGCGGGTATGCTCCATATGCCCACGGGCAAGTTCATGTTCTATTTCTTTATCGCGGCGGCGGCGTGGACGCCCTGTCTGGTCGGGCTGGCCTGGTGGCTGGGCGATGCGTTCATCGGCTACTTCGAGCGTTTCGAGAAGTACGCTATCGTTGGCCTGCTTGGGATGGTGGTCGGAATCATGCTCTTGTTGCACCTGGTTGTTCCGATGTTCACCTGGCGCGGGCGGCGCAAGCTCTATGGGCGTTGGCGGCGCTGGGCGCGCTGGGAGTACTGGCCCGCGTGGTTTTTTTATCCGCCAGTAGCTTTGTATGTCCTGTGGCTGGGGCTGCGCAACCGGGGGCTGACCCTCTTCACTGCTGTGAATCCCGGCATGGCCGACGGCAGCGGCTTCACCGGAGAATCCAAGGCCGATATCCTCGGCAAGCTCCGGGGCGCGGGCGAAGCCGTCGCCGAGTGGACGACGCTCGATGCGGATGCTCCGGCGGATGAAAAGGAGCGTCGATTGCGGGCCTTTATGGAGGAGCGGGGGCTGGGCTTTCCGCTCGTGCTCAAGCCGGATATCGGGGAGCGCGGTAGCGGCGTCGCCATCATTCGCGACTGGGAAGCGGCCCGCGTATATCTCGAGGAATGCCCGTTCTCGGTCATCGCACAACGCTATGTGCCGGGGCGTGAATACGGAGTTTTTTACGTTCGCCTGCCTTGGGAAGAAAAGGGGCGAATCTTCGGAATCACAGACAAGCGCTTTACGTCGGTGACGGGCGACGGGCGCCGCCCGCTGGAGGAGCTTATCCTGGCCGACAACCGGGCCGTGTGCATGGAGGCCTTTTTTGAGCAAAAGCACAGCGACCGGCTCAGCGAAGTCGTCCCCGCGGGGGAGAAATATGTGCTGGCGGAGCTGGGAACGCATTGTCGGGGGGCGCTCTTTCTCGATGGTGGCGAGTTGGCTACCGAGCCGCTGCGTGAATGGTTCCAGCGGGTCAGTGACACGTTTGAAGGGTTTTATTTCGGGCGCTACGATGTGCGCGTGCCCTCGGAGGAGGACTTGCGGGCTGGACAGAATTTGACCGTGATCGAACTCAACGGCGTCAGCTCCGAGGCGACCTGGATCTATGACCCGAAGCATTCAGTACTCTTCGCCTGGCGCACGCTTTTCGAGCAGTGGAGGCTCGCCTTCGAGATCGCGGCCTGGAACCGCCAAGAGGGGCACCGGCCCTTGTCGTTGCGTGCGACCGTGAAGGCGATTTTCAGGCGGAGCGTGCGCGAGTCCTTTGAGGCGTGA
- a CDS encoding response regulator → MLKKRRILVVEDNPQERRLIAHYLGMDTDFSNHVLEAGQADDALNYCRALRLDAIVLDIQLPGMSGLDFMLELKRVFGSLYWPIVVLTGTGDEATAVEAMKRGAQDYLQKPALSPERLLRALNNAIERMAYQRASEEKLFKLTQDNQRLEQENRELRAKLENAARCLPPDE, encoded by the coding sequence GTGTTGAAAAAACGCCGGATACTCGTTGTTGAAGATAATCCCCAGGAACGCCGTCTGATCGCGCACTACCTGGGGATGGATACAGATTTTTCCAATCACGTCCTGGAAGCCGGTCAGGCGGACGACGCCCTGAACTACTGCCGGGCCCTCCGCCTGGATGCCATCGTGCTCGATATCCAACTGCCGGGCATGAGCGGGCTGGACTTCATGCTCGAACTGAAGCGGGTCTTCGGCAGTCTCTACTGGCCCATCGTCGTACTGACCGGCACGGGCGACGAGGCCACCGCCGTCGAGGCGATGAAACGCGGGGCGCAGGACTACCTGCAAAAGCCCGCCCTCTCCCCCGAACGCCTGCTGCGCGCCCTTAACAACGCCATCGAACGCATGGCCTATCAGCGCGCCTCCGAGGAGAAGCTGTTCAAGCTCACCCAAGACAACCAGCGACTTGAGCAGGAAAACCGGGAACTGCGGGCAAAACTGGAGAATGCCGCCCGGTGTCTCCCGCCGGACGAGTGA
- a CDS encoding tetratricopeptide repeat protein — MPADRKLLSLTALIWLLAPATQALFQARPVPASPLVAPSGFGERLFSLAYVVLEHMGWWLWPFGRDWVLRPLDPPAMFAINLLFWLILVLMLRHAFRLRRYNPWVAVGLGWAVLWLLPVGIFIELGWQPFSQKYLLIPGLGLALMMASLILQCVRFARRPRCPRPWKHMYAFLTVVLLVWVVCLGVEDGIRWSRDADERVRHTALTNTGNAPAAAALARIEAASGNTTQAAELLLRAERAAPWYREFPYLKAEVLIESGDPASARHYLDHLLSQDPGDTRAAALLALSHETE, encoded by the coding sequence TTGCCAGCCGACCGAAAACTCCTTTCCCTGACCGCGCTCATCTGGCTGCTGGCTCCCGCCACGCAGGCTCTTTTTCAGGCGCGCCCGGTTCCCGCCAGTCCACTGGTGGCCCCGTCCGGCTTCGGAGAGCGGCTGTTCTCGCTCGCCTACGTCGTGCTGGAGCACATGGGCTGGTGGCTGTGGCCCTTTGGGCGGGACTGGGTCTTGCGGCCGCTCGACCCGCCCGCGATGTTCGCCATCAACCTGCTCTTCTGGCTCATCCTCGTGCTCATGCTTCGGCACGCCTTCCGCCTCCGCCGGTACAACCCGTGGGTCGCCGTCGGACTGGGCTGGGCCGTCCTGTGGCTGCTTCCGGTCGGGATTTTTATCGAACTGGGGTGGCAGCCGTTTTCCCAAAAGTACCTGCTCATCCCCGGACTGGGACTGGCGCTGATGATGGCCAGCCTGATTCTCCAGTGCGTGCGATTCGCCCGCCGCCCGCGCTGCCCCCGCCCGTGGAAACACATGTATGCGTTTCTCACGGTGGTGCTTTTGGTATGGGTTGTCTGCCTCGGAGTCGAGGATGGTATCCGCTGGTCCAGGGATGCGGACGAACGCGTCCGCCACACCGCCCTGACCAACACCGGCAACGCCCCTGCCGCCGCCGCGCTGGCCCGGATCGAAGCCGCCTCGGGAAACACCACGCAAGCGGCGGAACTGCTGCTGCGGGCCGAACGCGCCGCCCCCTGGTACCGGGAGTTCCCTTACCTCAAAGCCGAGGTCCTGATTGAGTCCGGCGACCCGGCATCAGCCCGGCACTACCTGGATCACCTGCTGAGCCAGGACCCCGGCGACACCCGGGCCGCCGCCCTGCTCGCGCTCAGCCACGAAACTGAGTAA
- a CDS encoding DEAD/DEAH box helicase produces MSDITFHDLPLAEPLHRALGDHDYQTPSPIQAQAIPVILEGRDLLGSAQTGTGKTAAFALPILHRIHTRPRELKPREVRALVLVPTRELAVQVDRSFEKYGTYVDFRALVVYGGVGFENQIQTLNKGVEVLVATPGRLLDLHSQGCVDLSNVKVLVLDEADRMLDMGFLPDMRRIISLLPKERQTLFLSATLGHTIQSLAKSILTDPVTVSVAPPSSTAEKIEQEVLFVRSNDKADLLAHLLQKMDDDEVELMLVFSRTKHGAERLVKKLRQAGIQADTIHGDKTQVAREKALDKFREGKVKVLVATDVAARGIDVKGISHVVNYDFPNQPESYVHRIGRTARAGEEGKAITFCADEDMNVLWDVEKMIRQPITIRSDHPYHCEDLAEVHLGRREALKKITTQERPRRRNRGGGPVRVRKVF; encoded by the coding sequence ATGTCAGATATTACATTCCACGATCTGCCGCTGGCAGAACCACTCCACCGCGCACTGGGGGACCACGATTACCAGACCCCCTCCCCGATTCAGGCCCAGGCCATCCCCGTCATTCTGGAAGGACGCGACCTGCTGGGAAGCGCCCAGACCGGCACCGGCAAAACCGCCGCCTTCGCCCTGCCCATCCTGCACCGCATCCACACCCGGCCCCGCGAGCTCAAGCCCCGCGAAGTCCGCGCCCTGGTCCTCGTGCCCACCCGCGAACTGGCCGTCCAGGTGGACCGCAGTTTTGAAAAGTACGGCACCTACGTCGATTTCCGCGCCCTCGTCGTGTATGGCGGGGTCGGTTTCGAGAACCAGATCCAGACCCTCAACAAGGGGGTCGAAGTCCTCGTGGCCACGCCCGGACGCCTGCTCGACCTGCACAGCCAGGGCTGCGTTGACCTGAGCAATGTCAAAGTCCTCGTGCTCGACGAGGCCGACCGCATGCTCGACATGGGCTTCCTCCCCGACATGCGCCGGATCATTTCCCTCCTGCCGAAGGAACGCCAGACGCTCTTTCTCTCGGCCACGCTCGGCCACACCATCCAGTCGCTGGCCAAGTCCATCCTGACCGATCCGGTGACCGTATCGGTCGCTCCGCCCTCCTCCACCGCCGAAAAGATCGAGCAGGAAGTCCTCTTCGTCCGCAGCAATGACAAGGCCGACCTGCTCGCCCACCTGCTCCAGAAAATGGACGACGATGAGGTCGAACTGATGCTCGTTTTCTCGCGCACCAAGCACGGGGCCGAGCGGCTGGTGAAAAAGCTCCGCCAGGCCGGCATCCAGGCCGACACTATCCACGGCGACAAGACCCAGGTGGCCCGCGAAAAGGCACTGGACAAGTTCCGCGAGGGCAAGGTCAAAGTGCTCGTTGCCACCGACGTGGCTGCACGCGGGATCGACGTGAAGGGCATTTCTCATGTGGTCAACTACGACTTCCCGAATCAGCCCGAGTCCTACGTGCACCGCATCGGTCGCACCGCGCGCGCCGGCGAGGAGGGCAAGGCCATCACCTTCTGCGCCGACGAGGATATGAACGTGCTCTGGGACGTGGAAAAGATGATCCGCCAGCCCATCACCATCCGCAGCGACCACCCCTACCACTGCGAGGACCTGGCCGAAGTTCACCTCGGCCGCCGCGAAGCACTCAAAAAAATCACCACGCAGGAACGCCCCCGCCGCCGCAACCGCGGAGGCGGCCCCGTCCGCGTGCGCAAGGTTTTCTAA
- the eno gene encoding phosphopyruvate hydratase: MTTIVDIRAREILDSRGNPTVEVDVELESGALGRAAVPSGASTGEHEAWELRDGTVAAKEFPKGFDNKGRYLGKGVLKAVRNVNEIICPELIGMDACDQVGVDKAMLALDGTANKKNLGANAILGVSMAAAHAAAASLGLPLFKYLGGPNAKVLPVPMMNIMNGGAHSDAPIDFQEFMIMPIGAPTFREALRMGAEVFHALKKVLKAKGLSTAVGDEGGFAPNLNSTTDALDAISKAIKDAGYKLGKDIVFALDVASSEFYDKKKKKYVFKKSSGDELTAEEMVAFYADLQKKYPIRSIEDGCDENDWAGWKKLTDAIGDKTQLVGDDLFVTNTQFLKKGIDTGTANSILVKVNQIGSLTETFDAIEMAKEAGYTSVISHRSGETEDSTIADIAVATNAGQIKTGSLSRSDRVAKYNQLLRIEELLGEDAIYGGKL; the protein is encoded by the coding sequence ATGACAACCATCGTCGATATACGCGCACGCGAAATTTTGGACTCACGCGGCAATCCCACCGTTGAGGTGGACGTCGAACTCGAGAGCGGGGCCCTCGGCCGCGCCGCCGTCCCCTCCGGTGCCTCCACCGGTGAGCACGAAGCCTGGGAACTGCGCGACGGCACCGTCGCCGCCAAGGAATTCCCCAAGGGCTTCGACAACAAGGGCCGTTACCTCGGCAAGGGCGTCCTCAAGGCCGTCCGCAATGTCAACGAAATCATTTGCCCGGAACTGATCGGCATGGACGCCTGTGACCAGGTCGGCGTGGACAAGGCCATGCTCGCCCTCGACGGCACCGCCAACAAGAAGAACCTCGGCGCGAACGCCATCCTCGGCGTCTCCATGGCTGCCGCGCATGCCGCCGCCGCCTCCCTCGGACTGCCGCTGTTCAAGTACCTCGGCGGCCCCAACGCCAAGGTCCTCCCCGTCCCCATGATGAACATCATGAACGGCGGCGCACACTCCGACGCTCCGATCGACTTCCAGGAATTTATGATCATGCCGATCGGCGCCCCGACCTTCCGTGAAGCCCTCCGCATGGGCGCCGAGGTCTTCCATGCGCTCAAGAAGGTGCTCAAGGCCAAGGGCCTTTCCACCGCTGTCGGTGACGAAGGCGGCTTCGCCCCGAACCTCAACAGCACCACCGACGCCCTCGATGCGATCTCCAAGGCCATCAAGGACGCCGGCTACAAGCTCGGCAAGGACATCGTCTTCGCTCTCGACGTGGCCTCCAGCGAATTCTACGACAAGAAGAAGAAAAAGTACGTCTTCAAAAAGTCCTCGGGTGACGAACTCACCGCCGAGGAAATGGTCGCCTTCTACGCCGACCTCCAGAAGAAGTACCCGATCCGCTCCATCGAAGACGGCTGTGACGAAAACGACTGGGCCGGTTGGAAGAAGCTGACCGACGCCATCGGCGACAAGACCCAGCTCGTGGGCGACGACCTCTTCGTGACGAACACGCAGTTCCTCAAGAAGGGCATCGACACCGGCACCGCCAACTCGATCCTCGTCAAGGTCAACCAGATCGGCTCGCTGACCGAAACCTTCGACGCCATCGAAATGGCGAAGGAAGCCGGCTACACCTCGGTCATCTCGCACCGCTCGGGTGAAACCGAAGACAGCACGATCGCCGACATCGCCGTGGCAACCAACGCCGGCCAGATCAAGACCGGTTCGCTCAGCCGCTCCGACCGCGTGGCCAAGTACAACCAGCTCCTGCGCATCGAAGAACTGCTCGGCGAGGACGCCATCTACGGCGGAAAGCTTTAA